In Natronomonas halophila, one DNA window encodes the following:
- a CDS encoding type II/IV secretion system ATPase subunit — protein MAGDTVGTESHGDEQASVLDDVTAALETDAALGAPDRSFLESSFFDFSWPDDWEFRDGYWVNEPFAHVAVFRDPANRELRYHLTEPSLDDFEAHVRRDAADRVRTRLLDAGLDREQADRSSDGLLDEFVADELRHVDPGVRQKVAYYLRRDFLGFGVVDPFMQDPGIEDLHVGGSDRPAYIYHRDYGNIGTNRTWGDERLDSLAVRMAQRAGRHLSASKPLLTTTLPDGSRVQVTLGTDVATHGSNLTIRKFREEPFTPPELVEYGTFSVEQMAYLWLAIEHNCSVMFVGPTASGKTTSMNACSLFVPPDAKIVSIEETREVSLPHDNWISNVTRESDVAAERPGVDTYELLSEALHQRPTHVIVGEIRTDPDVVFTFFQAMGTGHAGFTTFHADSPRDTLRRLRNDPLSIPDELVSDIDVIALQQMMEIDGERARKARSITEVHEPAEPERTRPELDEVFAYDAESRAFDQTAPSRLLREVAGRQGWSDERLRTELKRRQEVLGHMVGHGITGYESVTDLLFLFGRDPERALERTDGLPSGTDRIAVAEDD, from the coding sequence ATGGCGGGCGACACTGTCGGCACGGAGTCGCACGGCGACGAACAGGCGTCCGTCCTCGACGACGTTACGGCGGCGCTCGAAACCGACGCCGCGCTCGGCGCTCCGGACCGGTCGTTTCTGGAGTCGTCGTTCTTCGATTTCTCGTGGCCGGACGACTGGGAGTTTCGGGATGGCTACTGGGTCAACGAACCGTTCGCCCACGTCGCGGTGTTCCGTGACCCGGCGAATCGGGAACTCCGCTACCATCTGACCGAACCGTCCCTCGACGACTTCGAGGCCCACGTCCGGCGGGATGCGGCCGACCGGGTGCGGACGCGACTGCTCGATGCCGGCCTCGACCGCGAGCAGGCCGACCGGTCGAGCGACGGCCTGCTCGACGAGTTCGTCGCCGACGAACTGCGACACGTCGACCCCGGCGTCCGCCAGAAGGTCGCCTACTACCTGCGGCGGGACTTCCTCGGGTTCGGCGTCGTCGACCCGTTCATGCAGGACCCGGGCATCGAGGACCTCCACGTCGGGGGCAGCGACCGGCCGGCCTACATCTACCATCGCGACTACGGCAATATCGGCACGAACCGGACCTGGGGCGACGAACGCCTCGATTCCCTTGCCGTGCGCATGGCCCAGCGGGCCGGCCGGCACCTCTCGGCGTCGAAACCACTGCTGACGACGACGTTGCCCGACGGCTCCCGCGTGCAGGTGACTCTGGGGACGGACGTCGCCACCCACGGCTCGAACCTCACCATCCGGAAGTTCCGCGAGGAGCCGTTCACGCCGCCGGAACTGGTCGAGTACGGCACCTTCAGCGTCGAGCAGATGGCCTACCTGTGGCTCGCAATCGAGCACAACTGCTCGGTGATGTTCGTCGGGCCGACCGCATCGGGCAAGACCACCTCGATGAACGCCTGTTCGCTTTTCGTCCCGCCCGATGCGAAAATCGTCTCCATCGAGGAGACCCGCGAGGTGAGTCTGCCGCACGACAACTGGATTTCGAACGTCACCCGCGAGTCCGACGTTGCCGCCGAGCGGCCGGGTGTCGACACCTACGAACTGCTCTCGGAGGCGCTCCACCAGCGGCCGACCCACGTCATCGTCGGCGAGATTCGGACCGACCCCGACGTCGTCTTCACCTTCTTTCAGGCGATGGGCACCGGTCACGCGGGCTTTACGACCTTCCATGCCGACTCGCCGCGGGATACGCTTCGCCGCCTCCGGAACGACCCGCTGTCGATTCCCGACGAACTCGTTTCCGATATCGACGTCATCGCGCTCCAGCAGATGATGGAAATCGACGGCGAGCGGGCGCGGAAGGCCCGGTCGATAACCGAGGTTCACGAACCCGCTGAACCGGAGCGGACGCGGCCGGAACTGGACGAGGTGTTCGCCTACGACGCCGAATCACGGGCGTTCGACCAGACCGCCCCCTCGCGGCTCTTACGGGAGGTAGCCGGCCGGCAGGGCTGGAGCGACGAGCGCCTCCGGACGGAACTGAAGCGCCGACAGGAGGTGCTGGGCCACATGGTCGGCCACGGCATCACGGGCTACGAATCGGTGACGGACCTCCTGTTCCTGTTCGGTCGAGACCCCGAGCGAGCGCTCGAACGGACCGACGGCCTCCCGAGCGGCACCGACCGAATCGCGGTGGCCGAGGATGACTGA
- a CDS encoding UvrD-helicase domain-containing protein, producing the protein MTDDTTPSDDPSPNPAQQRLIDSTDGLYLVDAGAGTGKTFTITRRYANIVDSAGVDPDDILLLTFTNNAAGEMKDRIVAYSDYGASAFADAPIGTFHSLCHRILEAYGTDAPTHLGIDDRITGSTRVVDDDVVEAELFREFRSAFSDRHPEHHDLLRVATDDGTLLDLINNLAARGVFPTADGWYRDGREKLEGDREAFREAFDDVNEPRNGGSKQSRLRKKLNGYGKSSTYLPEAPAKADLRGERGTKAVPETTGDRAYEEDREELFSFVHDLYFEYLEFALARNYLTFGFLQLFAFVLLCEDASVREELAFEYTMIDEFQDTSEIQFKIALLLADTPNICVVGDWKQSIYSFQYADVRNITEFEERLDGFTEELNGDETRVDIPLEDIENIDLTENYRSTQDVLDFSEHALSVPASSRESVDTEAIDDRIVSLSSNRDFRNTLIEAYQHDDEEELVLSKIADIVGNNAYAIEDDGEVRAPTFGDIAVLTRTRDFGRELLATAEEYDFPVAYEGGVELFRTDAAKRLLGWLRVLEDRERGWAFVLEDAGYTLDEIQHLLDTETYPTHMRAFAADLDSLESVSTIARRVFERYGHNGAVADAILTTVQSVYDATTMTRGDLIRFIETNIETGGTHEVSAPAGTDSVTVQTIHAAKGLEYPIVILANMNDYRFPPSGGGSGVITYNEEIGLRQCDVFDDNHARPHVYDNWRWDVLRYCLPDDADEERRLLYVAITRAEQHVLFTASDPNTFLEELPVTIEEATPDLQPHAPDDTGGERLSVTIPEPDGPVGYSPHSFMSEAVFEGVEDGRGTDFGSRVHEFAERYALGDDVRPANDDERAIVDLLDSLDGELRPEEDVHLPLDVDGRSVAITGIVDLLVDHPDGIDVIDFKTDRGRHAEAEYRKQLSVYYHVADAWADGRPVSASIFYTATGERQRIDPHSLDELVDLLRDRET; encoded by the coding sequence ATGACTGACGACACTACACCCTCCGACGACCCGTCCCCGAACCCGGCACAGCAACGCCTCATCGACAGCACCGACGGCCTCTACCTCGTCGACGCCGGCGCCGGCACCGGCAAGACGTTCACCATCACCAGACGGTACGCCAATATCGTCGATTCGGCGGGCGTCGACCCCGACGACATCCTCCTGCTCACGTTCACGAACAACGCCGCCGGCGAGATGAAGGACCGCATCGTCGCCTACAGCGACTACGGCGCCAGCGCCTTCGCCGACGCGCCTATCGGTACCTTCCATAGCCTCTGTCACCGAATTCTGGAGGCCTACGGTACCGACGCGCCGACGCATCTCGGCATCGACGACCGGATTACGGGGTCGACGCGCGTGGTCGACGACGACGTCGTCGAGGCCGAACTCTTCCGGGAGTTCCGCAGCGCCTTCAGCGACCGCCACCCCGAACACCACGACCTGCTGCGGGTCGCCACCGACGACGGCACCCTGCTGGACCTCATCAACAACCTCGCTGCGCGCGGCGTCTTCCCGACCGCCGACGGCTGGTATCGGGACGGCCGCGAGAAACTGGAGGGCGACCGCGAGGCGTTCCGCGAGGCCTTCGACGACGTCAACGAACCGCGCAACGGCGGGAGCAAGCAGTCCCGCCTTCGGAAGAAACTCAACGGCTACGGGAAGTCGAGTACCTACTTGCCCGAGGCGCCGGCCAAAGCCGACCTCCGGGGCGAGCGTGGGACCAAGGCCGTCCCCGAGACGACAGGCGACCGGGCCTACGAGGAGGACCGCGAGGAACTCTTTTCGTTCGTTCACGACCTCTACTTCGAGTATCTGGAGTTCGCCCTCGCGCGGAACTACCTCACGTTCGGCTTCCTGCAACTGTTCGCGTTCGTCCTGCTGTGTGAGGACGCCTCGGTCCGTGAGGAGTTGGCCTTCGAGTACACGATGATAGACGAGTTTCAGGACACCAGCGAAATCCAGTTCAAAATCGCGCTGCTGCTCGCGGATACGCCGAACATCTGTGTGGTCGGCGACTGGAAACAGAGCATCTACTCGTTCCAGTACGCCGACGTGCGGAACATCACCGAGTTCGAAGAGCGTCTCGATGGCTTTACCGAGGAACTCAACGGCGACGAAACGCGGGTTGACATCCCACTCGAGGATATCGAGAACATCGACCTCACCGAGAACTACCGGTCGACACAGGACGTACTGGACTTCTCCGAGCACGCCCTCTCCGTTCCCGCCAGCAGTCGCGAATCGGTCGATACGGAGGCCATAGACGACCGTATCGTGTCGCTGTCCTCGAATCGCGACTTTCGGAACACGCTCATCGAAGCCTACCAGCACGACGACGAGGAGGAACTCGTCCTCTCGAAAATCGCCGATATCGTCGGCAACAACGCCTACGCCATCGAGGACGACGGCGAGGTGCGCGCGCCGACGTTCGGCGATATCGCCGTCCTCACCCGCACCCGTGATTTCGGCCGCGAACTGTTGGCGACCGCCGAGGAATACGACTTCCCGGTCGCCTACGAGGGCGGCGTCGAACTGTTCCGAACGGACGCCGCAAAGCGGCTGCTGGGCTGGCTCCGAGTGCTGGAGGACCGCGAACGAGGGTGGGCCTTCGTCCTCGAAGACGCCGGCTACACGCTCGATGAGATTCAGCATCTGCTGGACACCGAGACGTATCCGACCCATATGCGGGCGTTCGCTGCCGACCTCGATTCGCTGGAGTCGGTCAGCACTATCGCCCGACGGGTCTTCGAGCGTTACGGCCATAATGGGGCCGTCGCGGATGCCATCCTCACGACGGTCCAATCGGTCTACGATGCGACGACGATGACCCGCGGCGACCTCATCCGCTTTATCGAGACGAACATCGAAACCGGCGGCACACACGAGGTGTCGGCACCGGCCGGCACCGATTCGGTGACCGTCCAGACGATTCACGCCGCGAAGGGGCTGGAATACCCCATTGTCATCCTCGCGAACATGAACGACTACCGCTTCCCGCCCTCGGGCGGCGGCTCCGGCGTCATCACCTACAACGAGGAAATCGGCCTCCGGCAATGCGACGTCTTCGACGACAACCACGCCCGCCCACACGTCTACGACAACTGGCGATGGGACGTGCTCCGCTACTGCCTGCCGGACGACGCCGACGAGGAACGCCGCCTGCTCTATGTCGCCATCACACGGGCCGAACAGCACGTCCTCTTCACGGCCAGCGACCCGAACACGTTCCTCGAAGAGCTACCGGTCACAATCGAAGAGGCCACGCCGGACCTCCAGCCACACGCCCCCGACGACACCGGCGGCGAACGGCTGTCGGTCACGATACCCGAACCCGACGGCCCGGTCGGCTACTCGCCGCACTCGTTCATGTCCGAGGCCGTCTTCGAGGGCGTCGAGGACGGCCGCGGCACCGACTTCGGTAGTCGCGTCCACGAGTTCGCCGAACGGTACGCCCTCGGCGATGACGTTCGGCCAGCCAACGACGACGAACGCGCAATCGTCGACTTGCTCGACTCGCTCGACGGCGAATTACGCCCCGAGGAGGACGTCCATCTCCCGCTCGACGTCGACGGCCGGTCGGTCGCGATAACGGGTATCGTCGACCTCCTCGTCGACCACCCCGACGGCATCGACGTCATCGACTTCAAGACCGACCGGGGCCGCCACGCCGAAGCCGAGTACCGCAAGCAGTTGAGCGTCTACTACCACGTCGCCGACGCGTGGGCCGACGGCCGACCGGTGTCGGCGTCCATCTTCTATACGGCGACCGGCGAGCGCCAGCGCATCGACCCACATTCGCTCGACGAACTCGTCGATTTACTCCGGGACCGCGAGACCTGA
- a CDS encoding type II secretion system F family protein, whose translation MTDEGDDGGRPEVGSETGVTVEEADPGHPYAQAALDDGNPEAYRFGAIERHPETDEATLRETYGPIVGWFRYRAGDYEDLDDALRASRTRVPVDEYLARSLRLAVGGAAVGLLLGTLVALAGGYFLGWSLLLGVPAGALLGGIVGGAATWGVRRYAPVLRARRRARKTDFLLPQTVVFLYALSHGGLDLYQSMDRLGDSADVYGAAARTFHDVIDDVRWFDRDLFEAIAAAQKTMPGEMTRTFLDELVSVLETGGDVDQFLESEADRYRELAETKHERLLEDLQTLAEVYVTVVFAGPIFLLVILMVAGLLWPGVLLPLEVLVYVGIPLAVLSVGAWASHISEPRRQEQGDGELRALVEALRTSGESFEDDRIATYESQHRETLWDRLRDRPRTSLRKRPAAVLFASVPLAAMVGVGLYLVDPLSVPRPVAESTALAAVPFVMAATPFAYFYERKRRHERRVRERFPTALEILAEGNENGLPISESLELVTTRTTGELASELDRVRRDIDWQHDAVAAFERFADRIAVPEIRRSTRLVTESLRTTNHLAPVLEIVADNLRTRNELRAERRRYVHPYALVVVIGIAVYLGIVVFFDAYFLPVVADISEQGTSGTLFVGSRLELAPISGDIYRRLFFHSVLIQAGLNGLLLGKLIDGRLASGVKYAIGLVAASTLVFVLAL comes from the coding sequence ATGACTGACGAGGGCGACGACGGGGGGCGGCCTGAGGTGGGCAGCGAGACGGGGGTGACCGTCGAAGAGGCCGATCCGGGCCATCCCTACGCGCAGGCGGCGCTTGACGACGGCAATCCCGAGGCCTACCGGTTCGGAGCTATCGAGCGCCATCCCGAAACCGACGAGGCGACGCTGCGGGAAACCTACGGACCGATTGTCGGCTGGTTCCGCTACCGCGCGGGCGACTACGAGGACCTCGACGACGCGCTTCGGGCCTCGCGGACCCGCGTGCCCGTCGACGAGTATCTCGCGCGAAGCCTCAGATTGGCAGTTGGTGGTGCCGCCGTCGGACTCTTGCTCGGCACGCTCGTGGCGCTCGCCGGCGGCTATTTTCTCGGCTGGTCGCTGCTGCTCGGCGTTCCTGCCGGGGCGCTTCTCGGCGGTATCGTCGGCGGCGCTGCCACGTGGGGAGTCCGCCGCTATGCGCCCGTCCTTCGAGCACGCAGGCGCGCACGTAAGACGGACTTCCTCCTGCCGCAGACGGTGGTCTTCCTCTATGCGCTCTCCCACGGCGGGCTGGACCTCTACCAATCGATGGACCGCCTCGGCGATTCGGCGGACGTCTACGGTGCGGCCGCACGCACCTTCCACGACGTCATCGACGACGTGCGCTGGTTCGACCGTGACCTCTTCGAGGCGATAGCCGCGGCCCAGAAGACCATGCCCGGCGAGATGACGCGGACCTTCCTCGACGAACTCGTGAGCGTGCTGGAGACGGGCGGTGACGTCGACCAGTTCCTCGAAAGCGAAGCGGACCGCTATCGCGAGTTGGCCGAGACGAAGCACGAACGCCTGCTGGAGGACCTCCAGACGCTCGCGGAGGTGTACGTCACCGTCGTCTTCGCCGGCCCCATCTTCCTGCTGGTCATCCTGATGGTCGCCGGCCTGCTGTGGCCGGGCGTCCTCCTGCCGCTGGAGGTGCTCGTCTACGTCGGCATCCCGCTGGCGGTGCTGTCCGTCGGCGCCTGGGCCTCGCATATCAGCGAACCCCGCCGACAGGAGCAGGGCGACGGCGAGTTACGGGCGCTCGTCGAAGCCCTCCGCACTTCCGGAGAATCGTTCGAAGACGACCGCATCGCGACCTACGAGTCACAGCACCGCGAGACCCTCTGGGACCGGCTCCGCGACCGGCCACGGACTTCGCTCCGCAAGCGGCCAGCTGCGGTGCTTTTCGCCTCGGTCCCCCTTGCGGCCATGGTCGGCGTCGGCCTGTATCTCGTCGACCCGCTGTCCGTTCCAAGACCCGTCGCCGAGAGCACCGCACTCGCCGCGGTGCCCTTTGTCATGGCCGCGACGCCGTTCGCGTACTTCTACGAGCGGAAACGTCGCCACGAACGCCGCGTCCGCGAGCGGTTCCCGACGGCTCTGGAGATACTCGCCGAAGGCAACGAGAACGGCCTGCCGATAAGCGAGTCGCTGGAACTGGTGACGACGCGAACGACGGGCGAACTCGCGTCGGAACTCGACCGCGTCCGGCGCGATATCGACTGGCAACACGACGCGGTTGCGGCCTTCGAACGGTTCGCAGACCGCATCGCAGTCCCCGAAATCCGTCGGTCGACGCGGCTGGTGACCGAGAGCCTCCGCACGACGAACCACCTCGCGCCGGTTCTCGAAATCGTCGCCGACAACCTGCGAACCCGCAACGAACTCCGGGCCGAACGCCGCCGCTACGTCCATCCCTACGCCCTCGTCGTCGTCATCGGCATCGCCGTCTACCTCGGTATCGTGGTCTTCTTCGACGCGTACTTCCTGCCGGTCGTCGCGGATATCTCCGAGCAGGGAACCTCCGGAACCCTCTTCGTCGGTTCGCGGCTGGAGCTAGCCCCGATATCGGGCGACATCTACCGTCGGCTGTTCTTCCATTCGGTGCTGATTCAGGCCGGCCTCAACGGCCTGCTGCTCGGAAAACTCATCGACGGCCGCCTCGCAAGCGGCGTCAAATACGCCATCGGGCTGGTCGCGGCCAGCACGCTCGTGTTCGTCCTCGCGCTCTGA
- a CDS encoding NUMOD3 domain-containing DNA-binding protein: MPPRYRREAWLREQYHERGRTQQEMADACDVSPRTIREWMNRHGIETRDLEGEDHPLYGKERAEDVKERISETLAGREFDEETRAKMSDAHSGKDLSEEQKRRISAALRNHEKSETTRQRMSESRLGEDNPRWKGGHSRNYGPGWTAAREAVRNRDEVCRNCGADRSSSILEVHHIIPVREFQQSDEIPTEEAHDERNLVLLCRNCHVEAHHGTLSFTTEISHPADR; this comes from the coding sequence ATGCCGCCCCGGTACAGACGCGAGGCGTGGCTGCGCGAACAGTACCACGAGCGGGGACGGACACAGCAGGAGATGGCCGACGCCTGCGACGTCTCACCGCGGACGATACGCGAGTGGATGAACCGACACGGCATCGAGACGCGTGACCTGGAGGGCGAGGACCATCCCCTGTACGGCAAAGAGCGGGCCGAGGACGTCAAAGAGCGGATCTCCGAGACGCTGGCGGGTCGGGAATTCGACGAGGAGACGCGAGCGAAGATGTCCGACGCACATTCCGGCAAAGATCTTTCCGAAGAGCAAAAACGACGAATATCAGCAGCGCTTCGAAACCACGAAAAATCCGAGACGACGCGCCAGCGGATGAGTGAATCCCGGTTGGGTGAAGACAACCCGCGGTGGAAAGGAGGACATAGTCGGAACTACGGCCCGGGTTGGACGGCAGCACGAGAAGCCGTGCGGAACCGCGATGAAGTCTGCCGAAATTGTGGCGCAGACCGCTCGAGTTCTATCCTTGAGGTTCATCATATCATCCCCGTTCGGGAGTTTCAGCAATCGGACGAGATTCCGACAGAAGAGGCACACGACGAGCGAAACCTCGTACTGCTCTGCCGGAACTGTCATGTCGAAGCCCACCACGGCACGCTATCGTTCACCACGGAAATATCGCATCCGGCGGACCGATAG
- a CDS encoding Hsp20/alpha crystallin family protein — MTRTTPFDEMDRLFERMRRSMLGGNWMAGDANLRMETTDDGYLVHADLPGFEREDLDLRFEDGVLTIDAAHEATDEGHARSRRMHESVRVPCDVIVEEIDADYHNGVLEIRIPTDDAPEDGHRIDVN, encoded by the coding sequence ATGACGCGAACGACCCCCTTCGACGAGATGGACCGCCTGTTCGAGCGTATGCGCCGCTCCATGCTGGGCGGCAACTGGATGGCTGGCGACGCGAACCTCCGGATGGAGACGACCGACGACGGTTATCTCGTCCACGCCGACCTGCCGGGGTTCGAACGCGAGGACCTCGACCTCCGATTCGAGGACGGGGTGTTGACCATCGACGCCGCCCACGAGGCGACCGATGAGGGTCATGCCCGCTCGCGCCGAATGCACGAGTCCGTCCGCGTGCCCTGCGACGTTATCGTCGAGGAAATCGACGCCGACTATCACAACGGCGTTCTCGAAATCCGTATCCCGACGGATGACGCGCCCGAGGACGGACACCGAATCGACGTGAACTAG
- a CDS encoding PD-(D/E)XK nuclease family protein, with protein MSLRRTKPIGRLYDAVADHDLVLVPDAPLADAINRRLDRPHLGTFAVTPRRLATGRREPAEDRTAFLDVIEDSDYSWKRTARTIGDVIQSWEYEARPGAILEYDRFDTPEVRDILESVRALDTTSKRLTEYAIDPGIDVAVVAEPQFTPLERSILPADYDRIDPFTDEAFEHPPFRVFESPTAIVDALVDAINAETADDVAVVLDAGSEYSTLLESALESAEIPFYGGPGFTDDTDVRALLRLLRIAFAGSDIRVADVRPVLNRLGADPSIEHDRKRVTALEDPAVEWIQTFVATADSKTFGEALSEYEAAVGTSLARFREELRELDVHDEPLTADIVDDVAFYLDSYEVPIDRDNEGVLLADATAAGFVDRPVVFFLGLDDGWVRGSPERPWVDSDDAYERNRDRFEFLLQSGTERHYLVQDTAGGNPVTPCLYFEDLLESDYERFSDLPSVRHRRPDQSMGDGFAHEPVAEDVGTTSHETLSQSSLNSYVNSPRDYFFDQVVDSPDRDYFREGNLFHDFAECYVEHGNRIDEATIDELAAEMVDELSPYVRPVEDETRRTRFEIGLRNIAEFIDFHPPEATDIDASTGWGTNFVADYLGLDIESPVTEQWFEDADLGTKGLIDYVQSPTHLVDYKTGSKKSRRAVVKNSAIEEPTDTPDYQALLYLTYQRRQRPGERLSFTFVHFLENLDDVITGDADPADLLTTVRYYPEPFADFVASGSAYDELCDGYSDCRGTFEALGYETYATVMGDLGFPDADRDEIRDSEYADALVAAVEAAVPPDIDADVEKGCDQAIRALAGLRERNYFESDLDAFEAFLDERLTELNDRLATGERFPVDGLGEEANERYLNHRDLLLNDD; from the coding sequence GTGTCTCTCCGCCGGACGAAACCCATCGGCCGTCTGTACGACGCGGTCGCCGACCACGACCTCGTTCTCGTGCCCGACGCGCCGCTGGCCGACGCCATCAACCGCCGTCTCGACCGCCCCCATCTCGGCACGTTCGCGGTGACGCCACGCCGACTCGCGACCGGCCGCCGGGAACCCGCCGAGGACCGAACCGCCTTCCTCGACGTCATCGAGGACAGCGACTACTCGTGGAAACGGACCGCCCGCACCATCGGTGACGTCATCCAGTCGTGGGAGTACGAGGCCCGCCCGGGCGCGATTCTCGAATACGACCGCTTCGATACGCCCGAAGTCCGGGATATCCTCGAATCGGTTCGCGCGCTCGATACTACCTCAAAACGGCTGACAGAGTACGCCATCGACCCGGGCATCGACGTCGCCGTCGTTGCCGAACCGCAGTTCACGCCGCTCGAACGGTCGATACTGCCGGCCGACTACGACCGTATCGACCCCTTCACCGATGAGGCCTTCGAGCACCCGCCGTTCCGGGTCTTCGAGTCGCCAACGGCTATCGTCGACGCCCTCGTGGATGCCATCAATGCCGAGACGGCCGACGACGTGGCCGTCGTCCTCGACGCCGGCAGCGAGTATTCGACGCTGCTTGAATCCGCGCTGGAATCGGCCGAAATCCCGTTTTACGGCGGCCCCGGATTCACCGACGATACCGACGTGCGGGCGCTGCTCCGCCTGCTTCGAATCGCGTTCGCGGGGTCGGATATCCGCGTCGCCGACGTCCGGCCGGTTCTCAACCGTCTCGGGGCGGACCCGAGCATCGAACACGACCGCAAGCGTGTGACCGCGCTGGAGGACCCGGCCGTCGAGTGGATTCAGACGTTCGTCGCGACGGCCGACTCGAAAACCTTCGGCGAGGCGCTCTCCGAATACGAGGCCGCCGTCGGGACGTCGCTGGCCCGGTTCCGCGAGGAGTTGCGCGAACTCGACGTCCACGACGAACCGCTGACTGCCGACATCGTCGACGACGTGGCCTTCTATCTCGACAGCTACGAAGTGCCCATCGACAGGGACAACGAGGGCGTGCTTCTGGCCGATGCGACGGCCGCGGGTTTCGTCGACCGGCCCGTCGTCTTCTTCCTCGGCCTCGACGACGGGTGGGTCCGGGGGTCGCCCGAACGGCCGTGGGTCGATTCCGACGACGCCTACGAGCGGAACCGCGACCGCTTCGAGTTCCTGCTACAGAGCGGCACCGAGCGTCACTACCTCGTCCAAGACACCGCAGGCGGCAACCCCGTAACGCCGTGTCTCTACTTCGAGGACCTGCTGGAATCCGACTACGAGCGGTTCAGCGACCTCCCGTCGGTTCGCCATCGCCGCCCGGACCAGTCGATGGGCGACGGCTTCGCCCACGAGCCGGTCGCCGAAGACGTGGGGACGACGAGCCACGAGACGCTGAGCCAGTCGTCGCTCAACAGCTACGTCAACTCCCCGCGGGACTACTTCTTCGACCAGGTAGTCGACTCCCCGGACCGCGACTACTTCCGGGAGGGCAACCTCTTCCACGACTTCGCGGAGTGTTACGTCGAACACGGCAACCGAATCGACGAGGCGACCATCGACGAACTCGCCGCGGAGATGGTCGACGAACTCTCGCCGTACGTCCGCCCGGTCGAGGATGAGACGCGCCGAACTCGCTTCGAAATCGGCCTGCGGAACATCGCCGAGTTCATCGATTTCCATCCGCCCGAGGCGACCGATATCGACGCCTCGACGGGCTGGGGAACCAACTTCGTGGCCGACTATCTCGGCCTCGATATCGAATCGCCCGTCACCGAGCAGTGGTTCGAGGACGCGGACCTCGGCACGAAGGGCCTCATCGACTACGTCCAGTCACCGACGCATCTCGTCGACTACAAAACCGGCTCGAAGAAGAGCCGCCGTGCGGTCGTCAAGAACTCCGCCATCGAGGAGCCGACGGACACCCCGGACTATCAGGCACTGCTGTATCTCACCTACCAGCGCCGCCAACGCCCCGGCGAGCGACTCTCCTTTACGTTCGTCCACTTCCTCGAGAACCTGGACGACGTCATCACCGGGGATGCCGACCCCGCCGACCTGCTGACGACCGTTCGCTACTACCCCGAACCGTTCGCCGACTTCGTCGCCAGCGGCTCCGCCTACGACGAGTTGTGCGACGGCTACTCGGACTGCCGCGGGACCTTCGAGGCGCTCGGCTACGAGACCTATGCGACGGTTATGGGGGACCTTGGCTTCCCGGACGCTGACCGGGACGAGATACGGGATTCCGAATACGCCGATGCGCTGGTGGCGGCCGTCGAGGCGGCCGTCCCGCCCGATATCGACGCCGACGTCGAGAAAGGCTGTGACCAGGCGATTCGCGCGCTCGCTGGACTCCGTGAGCGCAACTACTTCGAATCGGACCTCGATGCCTTCGAGGCCTTCCTCGACGAGCGCCTGACGGAGTTGAACGACCGCCTCGCGACGGGCGAACGGTTCCCCGTCGACGGCCTCGGCGAGGAGGCGAACGAACGCTATCTGAACCACCGCGATTTGCTCCTCAACGATGACTGA
- a CDS encoding protein sorting system archaetidylserine decarboxylase encodes MLPTLPALAPGAWQYAKYPLALAVPLAVLAPPAGLACLLAGLGALWFHRDPDRSPPPSGVVAPADGRVSVIREEGDRVRVGVFMNVTDVHVNRAPAAATVHSVEHTPGKHLPAFTKESDRNERVTIDCGEYELTLIAGAVARRIHPYVEAGDELDRGDRLGHISFGSRVDVLLPPEYDTEDVRVGSNQRVRAGETVLVA; translated from the coding sequence GTGCTCCCGACGCTTCCTGCCCTCGCGCCCGGCGCGTGGCAATACGCCAAATACCCGCTGGCGCTGGCTGTGCCGCTCGCCGTCCTCGCCCCACCCGCAGGCCTCGCCTGTCTGCTGGCCGGCCTCGGCGCACTGTGGTTCCACCGCGACCCTGACCGCTCGCCGCCGCCATCCGGCGTCGTCGCTCCCGCCGACGGCCGCGTCTCGGTCATCCGCGAGGAAGGCGACCGCGTCCGCGTCGGCGTCTTCATGAACGTCACCGACGTCCACGTCAACCGCGCGCCCGCGGCGGCGACCGTCCACTCGGTCGAACACACCCCCGGCAAACACCTCCCGGCGTTCACCAAGGAATCGGACCGCAACGAACGCGTCACTATCGACTGCGGCGAGTACGAACTGACGCTTATCGCCGGCGCCGTCGCCCGTCGCATCCACCCCTACGTCGAGGCGGGCGACGAACTCGACCGCGGCGACCGCCTCGGCCACATCTCCTTCGGTTCGCGCGTCGACGTCCTCCTGCCGCCCGAATACGACACCGAGGACGTTCGCGTCGGCTCGAACCAGCGTGTTCGGGCGGGCGAGACCGTGCTGGTTGCGTAA